The window CAATACCGGATCAGTTGCCGGGTTTGCCGCTAACTGGACATCCGCACTCATAAATACACAGGTACCTGTTGCAGCATTCATCCCGGATAATTTCAATCCACCTATAAATACACCGGTTCGTTTTATAGACTCCAGCCTTGGAGAGGACTTAAGTTATAACTGGGATTTTGGTGATGGAACCTCCTCCACCAACTTTCCCACCGTTCATGAATACAGTATTCCGGGAACTTATACCATCACTTTAATAGCTATGAATTGCCTTGGAGCTGATACTTTAAGTCAGACCATTACCGTACAAGAAGCACCAGCCATTTTAGTTCCAACTGACACTATTGATTTAACGATTACATGTGGTGACTCGATTACACTTCCGGTTAATGTTTATAACATCGGATTAGGTGATCTTTTAATTTCAGAGAATGGCTATACGGATATGGAGGACACAGTTCACGTTCTTGCCTATATAAATCACAGTGATACGACTACAATGGTTAATCCAATTGTAAACGCAGTTGCACAATATTTTAATAAATTCACAATAACGAAATATAATTCAAATGATACCAATCAACTAAAGATTGCATTAGTGGATAAACAGGTATTACTTTTTCCGGAAAGAGGTAATGATCCGGATACTATGTACAGTTATTATCCGGAAATCGTACTTGATTATCTTAGAAAGGGTGGAAATGTAGTAGTCTGCGGTGGCGCAAATACTACCAGTGACCCTCGACTTAATGATATGAGCTTATTAAGAGCCAAATATCTTGATTCCAGATTTTCCAGCAGTTTTAATACCAGTGATACCACCGACATTCTTACTGATCAGATTCCTTATATATTTCCCCAGGTAGTCAACCGTTGTTTTCCATTCACCATTTCAAATAGAAATAAGAAGATGCTAATTTCCAACAATGGAGATGATATTCTTACCTATCGCTATTATGGAAAGGGGAAGGCTGTCCATATGGGATTTAGTGTGAAAAGCAATTCACCGGACGAGGTAAAGCGAGTTATGTCTAATTGTATAAAAATGGGACAATATCGCTGGCCGGATTGGTTAAATGTACTCCCTGAAATAGATACCATTCATCCAGGAGATTCAACGATTGCCAACTTTGTTATCAAACCGATAAAGTTAAAGCCGGGTCTTCATTATGCATATATCAATTTTAACAGTAATGACCCCGTTGATTCCGTTCATACCATTGTTATAAAAATAAATGTTACGGGACTTCCGATACTTAGTTTTGCCGACACCTGCTTTGATTTTGGAATAGTGACCCTGGGAGATAGCAGTACACAATATGTTATACTTGAAAATTCCGGATGTGATACGCTTGTGATTGATTCAATCATTACAGGTAGCACTGTGATGACTACCAGTCCGAATAGTATAACGATGGAGTACAGCTCCAGTTACAGTTTACCTGTACAATTCAACCCACAGGCATTAGGTAACTTTACAGATACTATTTATTTTTATTCCAATATTGGACTAATAAAACACTGTGTTAGAGGTACAGGTGTTACGGCTCCTGCAATAGCATTGTCAACTACTTCTCTTGCTATCAGTCATAATGCATGCGGTGATTCGGCAAGTAGTGGATTCTGGTTATACAATACAGGAGGCAACTACCTGCATTATACATTGTCAGGAATTAATGACAGTATACCAAGAAAAATTTTATCGATGGTGTTTGGTGTTGATATGCAAAATGAATATCAAAACACAATAGCCAGCATACAACAATATTATAATAATATTATCGTAGACACTACCATTTTCACCACTTCATCTATTTCTGCAAAACTTGCGAATAAAGATATTGTTCTCTTTCCTAAACAAGAAACCGGAACAAATTATGTTAATGGTGTACGATCTACTATTCAGCAGTTTGTGAATGGAGGAGGAAATGCCATTTTCCTTGGTTCGGATTTTCACACCAATCTTGGACTTCTTCCACTCATCTATCAGATGAATATGTTTACCGGTAGTGATACGGCGGATATTATTTCCGGGACATGTTTGGTGAGTGATACAACTGATTTTTATACTGAAAATATAAATCAGACCTTCCCTGCAATCAGTACTACATATTTGCAAAAAATCACTAATACCGACAAGCTAACACTTGTTACCAGTTCCGGTAAAGAGGTGGTTTCAGTGCGTAAATATGGGAAAGGCAATGCGATCTATATTGGCTTTGATTATGACACATTCAATCCTGATATCCAAAAAATCATTGCCAGTACAGTAAAAAATATATACCGGGGCAAATTCCCGAAAGGCATTCAATTATTTCCCGATAGCGGCACTGTTGCCCCGGGAGATTCTGTTTACATAACAATAAACAGTACTTTAAATGGATTACCGGGTGGACAGTATTCTCTTCCCATTGTTATCAATGGCAATAGTTCCGTCGTTGAAAATGATACGGTATTCTCTCAATTTCAAATAGGGTATAATCCTTGCGCAGATTTTACGTTTTTTAATACCACTGCTTGTAATGGCACTATGTCTTTTACAGATTTAACTTATAATCCGGGTACTTCATGGAAATGGTTTTTTGGTGATGGAGATTCTTCCCTTCTTCAAAGTCCAATACATACGTATTCATCTGCCGGTGTTAAAACAGTAACTTTTATTACTACCAATGCATTTGGAACGGATACCATTATTAAAAACTGTTCGGTTACCCTTCTCCTTCCTGTACTAAATGTTAACGGTGCACCTGTTGTTGGAAATGCACTCATATTCACAACAAATCTGAGTCAGTCGATTTATACAAGATTTTGGGATTTTGGAGATGGCGCTACATCTTCCTTATCTACAGCAACACATGCATATGCAACTCCGGGAACCTATATTGTAACGCTTACCTTAACCAGTACAAGTTGTACTATGACAGTGATAGACACGGTATATATAACTCCTACTGCTTTGAGTGAATTTATCATGCAAGGCAGTTTTACCGTTCACCCTAATCCTTTCAGAAATCAATCCGAGATAGGTTTTGAACTTACCAAATCCGCTACCATTGATTTGGCAGTGATTGATGTGTCGGGAAGAGTGCTGGAGCAATATTGTAAGAATGAACTAAAACCTAAAGGAATATATAACTTTAAATTCAGTGGTTATCCTACAGGAATGTATTCTGTTCTGCTAAAGGTGAATGGCATTCAGCTGATGCAAAAATTGGTAAAAGAAGAATGATTTATACTTCAAAAAGCGGGAAATATTCTTCGAGGTAATGATAGCAAACTATATTTGCTTTTGTATAGAGTCTCCCGTAAATTTTGCATTAAACAAAACTTGCCGAAAAATGTGAAAAATTGATTTGTTACCACATTAGTTGTTTCATGAATCACCTTATTTAAGTGGATTTGTGTTATACTTTGGTTAAACAATTGCAATAAACATTGTGTTGTACTTTTAAAGTCAGGCCAAAACTATTTTGTTGCGGCTCCAATGATATTACATCTAATCAAATCAAACTAATGTTTTACTACCGGAATAACAAAGCGACTATTTTCCGCTTGAATCACGAGAAAATAATTCCCTGCGCAAATAGCCGGCATTAGAATATTTACCTCTCCTTCAATAAAATCCATTTTATTCGACCAACGTGAGACACCATTTATATCAAGGAGGGAAAGCAGAACGTTTTGCAATTTCATTCCCAGCGTGAAATAAAGAATATCAGATACTGGATTGGGATAAGCAAGAATTTCAACTCCCTGTAATATAGAACCAAAATCAGATGACACAGGGCCATTGAGGTTTGTAATTGTTAATAATCGGGAAGAGGACCCAATTAATAAACCATTTCTATATTCTTCAACAACTAAAAACATTGTGTAATGCGAAAGAATGTAAGGCATATAGGAAAAATCACCATTACTGGAATCAAAAACAATCGGTGTAAGTGAATTTACGAAATTTATCGGTGTAAATGGGGCAGGGTAATAGAGATCAATAAATCCATTGATTGAATCAAATTTTTGTGCCGGCATTAATCTAAAAGCTAAAGAGTCTCCATCAATATCCATTGCAGAATTATACATCGTTTTAGGAATCATCAGGCAATGAATATAATCCGGAGGAGAAGTAAAAACAGGGCTATGATTTGTAACATTGGAAAAATTATCAATTACTGTTTTACATGTTAGAAAAGGGCTCAAAGAACCTGACCCCCACCAGAGCGATTGAACACTGAATTGAATTTCCAAAAAGATAATCCATTTCAGACTTGCATAGGGTAAAATAATAGTGTCCTCGTAGACATGCACTTCATCCTGAAAAGTTAAAACATTACAACTTGGTAAAGTTGCGGGTGAAAAAGAAATTTTAGGAATATTATTATACCTGACTAGGGTATTTGTTGTGGTACCACTATCAAGCGCAGATATTTGTATGGAGGTGGGTGCCAAAGGACCTGGGTAGTCTATTAATAGCTCTACATGGACAACTAAATGATTGGGTATTCCTATTGTTCTACAAGAAATGGTTGCACCTTTTATTCCGGAAGCATTCGTACTTGCCGGACACAATGTCATCCAAATAAATATCCATGCTATAATCAGTCTCATCAGTTACCCTTTACTAACCAGACGAAAACTCCAATCAATTAGTTGCATCTATCTACAGCATAAATGAAAACACTGAAGAGCTCACCACCACTAATGAAAGTCGCTAATTCTATATCTAAAAAAACAATCGTCCTCTGATGGATTTATTATAATGATTATTTCCATATAAAATCGAAACGTTCCCACTTAGCAACCTAAAAATCCCCCAAGAATAAATAAACTCTCCTATTGTGTCAAATCCAACGGTACCAACTGATTAATTTGCATGGGTACTTTACTCCAAGTTTCCAGTGTATTTCTCGATTTCACCTCTATAAAATAACTGCTGTTGTAAAACCCACCCGGTATAGCAAAGGTGCAAAATCCGGTCTTCTTCAATACCGCACTTCCACTATAACTGCTCGTAAATGGAGTTACAGGAAGATGTAATTTCAGGAATACAGTATCTGTAGCAGCAGTATCAGTGCTCAATGCCTGCTGATACAAAGCCGGTAACATTTGCCCTGCGCCTGTATACATCCCTTCTAAAAATAATTTTATAGTGAGATTAAAGGGATTCACAATGAAATTATTTACAGAGAGCACGCTGTTACAAGCGGTCACCACATTAATTTTTCCGGTTGCGCATAATGGAGGAACAGCTGCTTTAATTTGCGTTGCACTCACCACCCTAAAGCCCGTCGCAACTCCATTAAAATTGACTGCTGTTGTCCCTATAAAATTAGCGCCATTGATAATAATGCTATCTCCCGGCAAACCATTTGACGGAGTAAATGAACTAATACTGAGTGGTGAGATAGAAATGGTTAAATTCACTCCATTATCATCACCTATATCTGCAAAATTTGAGCTCACTATTCTGATCCTGTATCCTATACCGGCTGACTGGCCTGCAGGAATTGTTACAATGATAGATCCGTTAGTCGACGTACTTGACAGCGTGCCAATAGTTGTTGGTGACGTAAACGATCCACTGGCATTACTCAATTGAACCGTAAAAATATTTCCGGCGTTTAATGTCAATGCCACCGTGCGATAATTTACCGTAAACGAAGCTCCGGCACAAAAAGTAGTATTACCTCCGGAAACTGAAGAAACAATACTATCCGGTGTATATTGCCATAAATCCGATTTATAGGTAATTACTTCATCGGTTCCATTGGCGGCAGTTGTCACCTGCATTCCTCCACACACATAGCCGTAACCGTTAATACCGGCCCCAACGCATCCCTCGCGTCCTCCGGCAAATGGTAACGATGCTTTTTGCACCCATGTATTCGCGGCAGGATTAAATTCCCAGAGTTCCTTTAGCAAATTATTTGCATCCAGATAGCCTTGCTGATTATAACCACAGGCATAGTACCCTTTATTCCCTATTGCAAAAGCAGCGCCTCCGTTTCTTGTATTTACATTGAGATCTGCTTTAAACGTCCAGGTATCATTCAAGGGGTTGTATTCATAACAACGGGCCGGATCTGAACCCAATGTTGAACCGGCCACTATATATCCCTTTCCATTGATCGCAAATGAACCGAGATTAAACCTGCCTTGAATGGCAGAAGCCGGTGCACGAACCACCCATGTATTAGAAAGAGGAAGGTATTCGTACCAGTCATTGTAATAATTACTGATAGGGGCCACACCAAATCCATAATATCCGCGGTTATTCAGTGTAAGTCCTGTACCACCCTGCCGGGCAGGTCCTGAGAAATTCGCCTTTTGCGTCCATACACCGCCGTTAGGATCATACGACCAGCAACCATTCTGAACTGCTAAAAGGTTATCTGCTCCTCCAACAACATACACTAAACTATCCACCGTAAAGGAACCTGCACTATGACGATTGACCGGAAACGAGTCTTTCTGTGTCCAGGATTCCGTTGCCGGGTCATATAACCAGGTGGCCTTACGAAAGATCCCGAACAGTGTACTTACATTTAAATAATTATAATCTCCATACACTCCCGGACCAATAAATAATTTTCCATTGATAACGGTGGCGCACATCCGCGTTCTTGCAGTGGCATTTGGAGGTGTCAATGGTGTCCAGCTATTCGTGACTGCATTGTACTTGATCATCGAATTATCAATCGCATTGCCGTGTTTCAAGCCTGTCAGAATGTATCCCTCATTGGCAATAACAAAAGAGGCAGAGAGACTCATTGGATAAGGTGCCGATGCCTTTTGTGTCCAGGTGTCGGTTACATTGTTGTATTCATAACAATCGCTGTAATAGGTCGTAGGGCCATTGTCATTTCCACCTACAACATATCCTTTACCATTTAATGTAAATCCTTTCGCAAAAATGCGTCCGGGAGCTGCTACCGGAAGCGATGCTTTAGCGACCCAAACATTCGCTGTAGTATCATACTCCAATACATCCTTCGAAGGACCATTCAAAGCGCTTTTATACCCACAGGCCACATACCCTTTTCCGCCAATACTAAAACCACTGGCACCGTAACGGGCTTGCGTGCTGGTAAGCTGCGCCATTTGATTCCATGTGTTTGTGGAAGGGTTATATCTCCAAAAATCAAAACGAATCAACGGAGCATTATCCGAGCTACCTGATCCGACATATCCATAATTACCAATAACAAAACTAAAAGGACTATGTCGGCCGGAGGACCCCATATCTGCCTTTTGCGTCCAGCTATTGGTCAACGGATTATATTCCCATAGGTCCTTTAAATAAATTAACGTGCTACTGTTGGTCTGTATATAGCCCATTCCAACATATGCCTTTCCATTCACTGAAAAAGACGTTGCTCCTGCCCTGCCGCTTACACCGCAATCCGCTACTCTGGACCAGGTACTGCTTCCGGGGTTGTATTTGTAAACATCATTCAAAGAGTTGCGAAAATTCTGACGACCTACTCCAAGTCCCCCGGCAATATACCCTTCTCCGTTCAATTCGAAACCTGTCGCCAGCGTGCGCTCTACATAATCAGAATTTCCAATAGAGGGCTTTTGAGTCCAGAGTCCTTGCGCGCATAGAACAGAGGGCAGTAACAGGAGGAGTAGAATTCGGATCATTTAGTAATTTCAAAATTGCATATGCAAGATATTGAAAAAATAAGAAACATACTAAAAACAGACCTAACAAAACTAAATATTCACCCCAAACAACAGACAATTCACCCGCTTTTTAACACTTAACACTTCAAATCCGGGAATTACTTATTAAACCAGTATTAAAAATATACTATAGGAAATGAAAAATATCAATTATAAAAATGACATTAATACCATATCGAACTATCAAACTACCTTTTCAATACTATTCATTCAATTTACCGGATGACCATTTTTGAAAACAGCTTTTTATTTTCTGCATGCCTTTGGCTGAAGAGAAAATCTAAATTCTTATTGAGAAAATAACCTATGAATTTATTTTCTTATTACAACTTATATATGCGTGAATGGAAAATCATCTTGTCTGTTATAATCCTAATTAAATAGGCGCCTTCTGATATATTTTTCGGAGACCAATAAATACAGTTTTGAGCATCCGTATATACTGTTGTACTTAAAATACATCGTCCACTAATTTCACACCATTCCATAGTGCACTTTTTCGAATCATACCCACCTGGTAACTCTACCCTCAATTGATCTCTTACCGGATTAGGAACTATCGTTAAGGATTCACTTAAAGTTTCCGCCTCTGAAAGTTGAGTTAATACAGGGCAACCGATAACACCAGATGGATACAATGGAATATTATCCTGCAGGAAGCAATCTAAAACAATGTTATCCAAATCCACCATTCCTGCCGGCACCGGTGAAATCAACCCATAAGTTGAACCGATTCCTTCAATTAAATATACATTGTATTGGCTATTTAGGTACCAACGCTTCCTGTAGCTACCTCCCACTATAACACTATCTATTGAAATAACTGTATCACAAATAAAATTTGTATTTATCATTGCCGCCAGATATCCTTTGATGGAATCTCCTACCTGCCAGTTAAAATCATAAAGCAATTGCTCGGTGGAATCGTTTTCCGGAATTATAAATACTTTTTTTGCACCATGATCATTACGAATGGCAGCACAGTACTTACCCGGTAAAACTGATATACCGGGAGGTGGGTTCAAACAATTAGGACCTGCATCGTAAATATAGGCTGGTATATTTAATGTATGGTAAGAAACAGAGTTAATCAAGGTATCGGCTCCGAACTTAATAGTCATCTGATACGATATGGTGGAATTACCAAAGATTCCCCAACAAATATTGTCCCCGGTAAAATTCCAATTGGCTGATGAATCAGGAAAGGGATGATAGATGGATGTTTGAGCCTTTCCTAAAAAAGAAAAGAAGAGAATTATGCTGACAAGAAAAAATTTTTTCATGAACTGTAGATTGATTAAAAACGAATTTACGAATATATTATGGGAAACCACCTAACCACCTTAATAATAATAAAAAGCGTCAAAAACCAGTGGCTGCCGTTTTCCCGTTCTGACTTCTTTCATTTATCCGTTCATCGTTTCCGCACCTAAATACGTCTTGAGTGATCCGGTAGATGAAATACAAAATCAAAAGATAATCTTTACAGATCTCCGGCTAAACAATCCGCATAAATCCCTTAAATCAGTGTAATCCGCGTTTCCTCTTAAATGATACGTTAGATGAAATCCCAAATCAAAAGACAATCTTACCAGGTCGCCGGCTTTAAAATCCGTGTAAATCCCTTAAATCGGTGTCATCCGCGTTCAAGAATTTATCCGTTCAACGCTTCCGCACCTGCAACGATCTCGAGAATTTCATTGGTGATAGAGGCTTGACGAGCTTTGTTATAAGTAAGACGCAGTTCTTTTAGCATTTCACCGGCATTCTCCGTCGCTTTGTTCATGGCTGTCATACGCGCACCATGTTCGGAAGCATGCGAATCAAGTATCGCTTTGTACAACTGGGTCTTGATGGACTTTGGAATAAGTTCCAAAACGATCTCTGATTTCGAAGGCTCAAAAATATAATCACTGACCATCTTACTTTCCTTTTTAGCAGGAGGTTGGATGGGCATGAGCTGCTCATTCATGACATATTGCACCGCAGCATTCTTAAACTGATTGTACACCACAATCACACGATCATACTTCGCATCGGAAAAGTCCTTCATTATTTTCTCTGCAATAGCAGAAACATTCACGAAGGTCAGGTCGGCATAAATGTCATTGTGATGACCTGCATAAATACTTTTATTTTTAGAATAGAAATCTGACACTTTCTTACCGATAGCCAGCACTTTTACTCCTCCGGCTTTCACCTGCTCTTTGTACTCATCCGCTAACAACCTATTAACGGTACGCATGATATTGGAATTGAAAGCTCCGGCAAGTCCACGGTTAGAACTTACCGCAATAATTAACACATTCTTTACGGGACGTACAACAGCATACTGACCTCCATCACTATCTTCAGATGAGGAAGAAAGATTCTCCAGCATATCGCGCAGTTTATTGGCATAAGGGCGTAATTGTGTAATGGCATTTTGTGCCCTGCGCAATTTCGCCGCACTCACCATTTTCATTGCTTTGGTGATTTGCTGGGTGCTGTTAACGGAGGTAATCCGGAGGCGGACTTCTTTGAGATTGGCCATGGTATTAATTCAGAATTAAGAATTCAGAATTCAGAATTAGTTTTTTTGATTGAATAATTTTTATGCTTTGAACAATATGTTACTATTGTTCCCATTCGATTTATGATTTTAATTCAGAATGAATTCAGAATTCAGAATTACTTTTTTTTATTGAATAATTTTTATGCTTTGTACAATACGTTACTACTGTTCAAATTTGATTTATGATTTTAATTCTGTGTTAAGAATTAAAACTGTCTATCCTAAACCTTCCTCTCCGCATAGCCAACCTGACTGCCGGCAGACAGGTTCTGAATTAAAACCATCTTTCTCAAACATCCTCCTCTCCGCGCAGCAATTCTGAATTCTGAATTCTGAATTCTGAATTACTTTTTACTATTCCTCTTCGTTGAATTAATTATACTTACTAAAAGTCTCATTAATTCATCCAGCTCCATTTTCAATTTCGGGTCAACCTTTGTGATTTTAAGATCAATAAGATCGAGCCAATAATCAGTTTCCTCTGCTTCCTTTAATGCAATTCCCAGTTTATTTATAAAGTCCGCCGTGCTTACTGCTCTTTGAGATTCCCTCACATTTGCACTGATACTTGTTCCACTACGGATTAACTGGTTAGCTAACTGGTATTGCCTTTTTTCAATTACCTTTTCGTTTAAGTCCAGGATTTCAGCAGCAAATAAGAACGATTTGTTCAGAACGACGTTGTTTTTCTTCATAGTGATTGGTTTTTAGCAAGGGTTTTGCTCTATTGTCCGATCACAGGTTTAATTCAGAATTCAGAATTCAGAATTCAGAATTATTTTTATTGTTTATTTTAGGATTGTATTTTTTCTATCGATTACTATTTAATGGTACTTAAATTTTCTGACTTCTCGCTTCGAAACTCTGATCAACTAATCTCTCCCAAATTTCCCCTCTCCGCGCAGAAATTCTGAATTCTGAATTAAAACCCACTATCTCCTTCAACCTCCCCCTCTCCGCGCAGCAATTCTGAATTCTTAATTCTGAATTCTTAATTAAACAGAGTATTTCTTTGCCAGGTCTTTTGCAACTTTCTCCAATTCGTTGGTGATTTCATCATTGATCACACCTTTCGCGAGTTGGTCGAGCACATTTTTATGTTGGGCACGAAGAATATTCAGGAAGTCGGTTTCAAACTCTCTTACCTTTCTAACGGGAACGGCTTGGAGAAGTCCTTTGGTACCAAGATAAATGATAGCCACCTGATCTTCTACTCTGTAAGGAGAATACTGACCCTGCTTCAGGATTTCCACGTTACGGGAACCTTTATCAAGCACCGCTTTCGTTGCTGCATCCAGATCAGATCCGAATTTAGAGAAGGCCTCCAATTCACGGTATTGTGCCTGGTCGAGCTTCAATGTACCTGCTACTTTCTTCATGGATTTAATCTGCGCATTACCACCCACACGTGATACCGAAATACCTACGTTGATTGCAGGACGCACCCCCGAGTTGAATAAATTCGCTTCAAGGAAGATCTGTCCGTCGGTGATGGAGATAACGTTAGTAGGAATATAGGCAGATACGTCACCGGCTTGCGTTTCGATAATTGGCAATGCGGTTAATGAACCGCCACCTTTAACTTTACTCTTCAAGGTATCAGGAAGGTCATTCATCTTGGCAGCGATGCTGTCAGACTTAATCACTTTCGCGGCACGCTCGAGCAGACGACTATGTAAATAGAATACATCACCGGGATAAGCTTCACGACCCGGAGGACGACGGAGCAACAGAGATACTTCACGGTAAGCAACAGCCTGTTTCGATAAATCATCATACACCACAAGTGCCGGACGACCAGTATCACGGAAGAACTCACCTATTGCAGCACCTGCCATTGGCGCATAGAACTGCATCGGAGCAGAGTCAGAAGCAGAAGCCGCCACCACAACGGTATAAGGCATTGCACCACGCTCTTCGAGTACTTTAACAACGTTAGCAACAGTAGAACCTTTCTGACCCACGGCAACGTAGATACAAAACACAGGTTCCCCTTTATCATAAAATTCACGCTGGTTGATAATTGCATCCAGCGCCACAGCCGTTTTACCTGTCTGACGATCGCCGATGATCAACTCACGCTGACCACGACCAATCGGAATCATCGCGTCGATCGCTTTGATACCCGTTTGCAGAGGCTCATTTACCGGCTGACGGAAAATTACACCCGGTGCTTTACGCTCGAGTGGCATTTCAAACAGTTCACCGGTCAGCGGGCCTTTACCATCAATTGGATTTCCGAGTGTGTCCACCACGCGACCCAGCATACCTTCACCTACTTTAATAGATGCAATTTTGCCGGTACGCTTTACAGTGTCACCTTCTTTAATATTATTAGAAGATCCCAGTGTCACTGCACCGATATTATCTTCTTCAAGGTTCAAAACGATACCCAATAGGCCGTTTTCAAATTCAATCAGCTCACCCGATTGCACCTTGGTTAAACCATAAATACGGGCAATTCCGTCACCTACCTGGAGAACGGTTCCTACTTCTTCGAGTTCAGAGGCTGACTTAAAGCCGGCCAATTGCTGGCGGAGTATCGCTGAGACTTCATCGGGTCTTACATCTACCATTGTGATTGTATTATTTATTGTTAGTAATCGTTGTTCGTTTCGTACTATCTATAATTCGTATTCCTTCGTACATTCGTCTATTCGTACATTCGTCTATTCGCAAATTCGTCTATTCGTATTTCGTATTTTCGTAATCCCGCAACGCGGGATATTCGTAATTTCGTAACCCCCTTTAAAATTCTTTCACATAGAGGTTATCATCAAACTCATTCTTCAGTTGCTTCAATTTCTTACTCACACTCGTATCAAACTGTTTATCTCCAACACGCAGAA of the Bacteroidota bacterium genome contains:
- a CDS encoding F0F1 ATP synthase subunit alpha codes for the protein MVDVRPDEVSAILRQQLAGFKSASELEEVGTVLQVGDGIARIYGLTKVQSGELIEFENGLLGIVLNLEEDNIGAVTLGSSNNIKEGDTVKRTGKIASIKVGEGMLGRVVDTLGNPIDGKGPLTGELFEMPLERKAPGVIFRQPVNEPLQTGIKAIDAMIPIGRGQRELIIGDRQTGKTAVALDAIINQREFYDKGEPVFCIYVAVGQKGSTVANVVKVLEERGAMPYTVVVAASASDSAPMQFYAPMAGAAIGEFFRDTGRPALVVYDDLSKQAVAYREVSLLLRRPPGREAYPGDVFYLHSRLLERAAKVIKSDSIAAKMNDLPDTLKSKVKGGGSLTALPIIETQAGDVSAYIPTNVISITDGQIFLEANLFNSGVRPAINVGISVSRVGGNAQIKSMKKVAGTLKLDQAQYRELEAFSKFGSDLDAATKAVLDKGSRNVEILKQGQYSPYRVEDQVAIIYLGTKGLLQAVPVRKVREFETDFLNILRAQHKNVLDQLAKGVINDEITNELEKVAKDLAKKYSV